One genomic window of Capricornis sumatraensis isolate serow.1 chromosome 15, serow.2, whole genome shotgun sequence includes the following:
- the BIRC7 gene encoding baculoviral IAP repeat-containing protein 7: MGLEDRTKCWCYGPEPSHWAAGGRPPRGQHGAHSLCNPQGQGTDSALSWGGQDHTDGQILGQLRPLAEEEEEDGAALAPRPAFPGMGSEELRLASFYDWPLSAVVPPELLAAAGFFHTGQQDKVRCFFCYGGLQSWERGDDPWTEHARWFPRCEFLLRTKGRDFVCRVQESCCCPPGSWDRSEEPEDVGPATPSAPAPPGPELLTPRIEAQVESALESGVQDAEEQLRRLREERTCRVCLDRTVGVVFVPCGHLACAECAPNLQQCPICRAPVRSCVRTFLS; the protein is encoded by the exons ATGGGGCTTGAGGACAGGACCAAGTGCTGGTGCTATGGCCCAGAGCCAAGCCACTGGGCAGCTGGCGGCCGTCCCCCTCGGGGGCAACATGGAGCCCACTCTCTCTGCAACCCCCAGGGCCAGGGCACTGACAGCGCCCTGTCCTGGGGAGGCCAGGACCACACGGATGGGCAGATCCTGGGCCAGCTGCGCCCcctggcagaggaggaggaggaagatggtgCTGCTCTGGCCCCGAGGCCTGCCTTCCCCGGGATGGGCTCAGAGGAGCTGCGGCTGGCCTCCTTCTACGACTGGCCGCTGAGTGCCGTGGTACCGCCGGAGTTGCTGGCCGCTGCGGGCTTCTTCCACACCG GCCAGCAGGACAAGGTGAGGTGCTTCTTCTGCTACGGGGGTCTGCAGAGCTGGGAGCGAGGTGACGACCCCTGGACCGAGCATGCCAGGTGGTTCCCCAG GTGTGAGTTCCTGCTCCGGACAAAAGGAAGGGACTTTGTCTGCAGGGTTCAGGAGTCCTGTTGCTGCCCACCGGGCTCCTGG GACCGGTCGGAGGAACCAGAAGATGTGGGTCCTGCCACCCCCTCAG CTCCTGCCCCGCCAGGGCCTGAGCTGCTCACACCCAGAATAGAGGCTCAGGTGGAGAGTGCCCTGGAGTCAG GCGTGCAGGATGCAGAGGAGCAGCTGCGGCGCCTTCGAGAGGAGCGGACATGCAGGGTGTGCCTGGACCGCACAGTGGGCGTCGTCTTCGTGCCCTGCGGCCACCTGGCCTGTGCCGAGTGCGCGCCCAACCTGCAGCAGTGCCCCATCTGCAGGGCCCCCGTCCGCAGCTGCGTGCGCACCTTCCTGTCCTAG
- the YTHDF1 gene encoding YTH domain-containing family protein 1 isoform X1 has product MSATSVDPQRTKGQDNKVQNGSLHQKDTVHDNDFEPYLSGQSNQSNSYPSMADPYLSSYYPPSIGFPYSLNEAPWSTGGDPPIPYLTTYGQLSNGDHHFVHDAVFGQPGGLGSNIYQHRFNFFPENPAFSAWGTSGSQGQQAQSSAYGNSYTYPPSSLGGTIVDGQTGFHGDTLNKAPGMNSLEQGMVGLKIGDVTTSAVKTVGSVVSSVAMTGILSGNGGTNVPLPVSKPTSWAAIASKPAKPQPKMKAKSGPTIGGALPPPPIKHNMDIGTWDNKGPVPKAPAPQQVPASSAAPQPAMQPLPAQPPLPAPAQHTGPQQLPQTRWVAPRSRNAAFGQTGAPSSDSNSPGSAQPSTTPSTESHPILEKLKAAHSYNPKEFDWNLKSGRVFIIKSYSEDDVHRSIKYSLWCSTEHGNRRLDSAFRALGSKGPVYLLFSVNGSGHFCGVAEMKSPVDYGTSAGVWSQDKWKGKFDVKWIFVKDVPNSQLRHIRLENNDNKPVTNSRDTQEVPLEKARQVLRIIASYRHSTSIFDDFSHYERRQEEEEVVRKERQSRSKQ; this is encoded by the exons ATGTCGGCCACCAGCGTGGACCCCCAG AGAACAAAAGGACAAGATAATAAAG TACAAaatggttctttgcatcagaaggATACCGTTCATGACAATGACTTTGAGCCCTACCTTTCTGGACAGTCAAACCAG AGTAACAGTTACCCCTCCATGGCCGACCCCTACCTGTCCAGCTATTACCCGCCATCCATCGGATTCCCCTATTCCCTCAACGAGGCACCGTGGTCTACTGGAGGGGACCCTCCAATCCCCTACCTCACCACCTACGGACAGCTCAGTAACGGAGACCACCACTTCGTGCACGATGCCGTTTTCGGGCAGCCTGGGGGATTGGGGAGCAACATCTACCAGCACAGGTTTAATTTCTTCCCTGAAAACCCTGCCTTCTCGGCCTGGGGGACGAGTGGGTCTCAGGGTCAGCAGGCTCAGAGTTCAGCCTACGGGAACAGCTACACCTACCCGCCAAGCTCCTTGGGTGGCACGATTGTGGACGGACAGACAGGCTTTCATGGTGATACCCTCAACAAGGCACCAGGAATGAAcagcctggagcagggcatggtggGCCTGAAGATTGGGGACGTCACCACCTCTGCGGTCAAGACGGTAGGGTCGGTCGTCAGCAGTGTGGCCATGACGGGCATCCTTTCTGGCAATGGTGGGACAAATGTGCCCCTGCCAGTGTCAAAGccgacctcatgggctgccattGCCAGCAAACCTGCTAAACCACAGCCGAAAATGAAGGCCAAGAGCGGGCCTACCATCGGGGGGGCGCTGCCCCCACCACCTATTAAACATAACATGGACATTGGTACTTGGGACAACAAGGGGCCTGTGCCCAAAGCCCCGGCCCCCCAGCAGGTGCCAGCCTCCTCGGCGGCCCCCCAGCCGGCCATGCAGCCTCTGCCCGCCCAGCCTCCCCTTCCGGCCCCAGCACAGCACACGGGCCCCCAGCAGCTGCCCCAGACCCGCTGGGTTGCCCCTCGCAGCAGAAATGCGGCGTTCGGGCAGACCGGGGCCCCCAGCAGCGACAGTAACTCCCCTGGGAGCGCCCAACCCAGCACAACCCCGAGCACAGAGTCCCACCCCATCCTAGAAAAACTGAAAGCCGCCCACAGCTACAACCCCAAGGAGTTTGACTGGAACCTGAAGAGCGGGCGCGTGTTCATCATCAAGAGCTACTCGGAGGATGACGTGCACCGCTCTATCAAGTACTCGCTCTGGTGTAGCACAGAGCATGGCAACCGGCGCCTGGACAGTGCCTTCCGCGCCCTGGGCAGCAAGGGGCCTGTCTACCTGCTCTTCAGTGTCAATGGCAGTGGCCATTTTTGCGGGGTGGCTGAGATGAAGTCACCTGTGGACTATGGCACCAGCGCCGGGGTCTGGTCCCAGGACAAGTGGAAGGGCAAGTTTGACGTGAAGTGGATCTTCGTCAAGGATGTGCCCAACAGCCAGCTGCGGCACATCCGGCTGGAAAACAACGACAACAAGCCGGTCACCAACTCGCGTGACACCCaggaggttcccctggagaaggcacggCAGGTGCTGCGGATCATCGCCTCCTACAGGCACAGCACCTCCATCTTCGATGACTTCTCACACTATGAGAGgcgccaggaggaggaggaggtggtgcgCAAG GAACGGCAGAGTCGAAGCAAGCAGTGA
- the YTHDF1 gene encoding YTH domain-containing family protein 1 isoform X2 yields the protein MSATSVDPQRTKGQDNKVSLQNGSLHQKDTVHDNDFEPYLSGQSNQSNSYPSMADPYLSSYYPPSIGFPYSLNEAPWSTGGDPPIPYLTTYGQLSNGDHHFVHDAVFGQPGGLGSNIYQHRFNFFPENPAFSAWGTSGSQGQQAQSSAYGNSYTYPPSSLGGTIVDGQTGFHGDTLNKAPGMNSLEQGMVGLKIGDVTTSAVKTVGSVVSSVAMTGILSGNGGTNVPLPVSKPTSWAAIASKPAKPQPKMKAKSGPTIGGALPPPPIKHNMDIGTWDNKGPVPKAPAPQQVPASSAAPQPAMQPLPAQPPLPAPAQHTGPQQLPQTRWVAPRSRNAAFGQTGAPSSDSNSPGSAQPSTTPSTESHPILEKLKAAHSYNPKEFDWNLKSGRVFIIKSYSEDDVHRSIKYSLWCSTEHGNRRLDSAFRALGSKGPVYLLFSVNGSGHFCGVAEMKSPVDYGTSAGVWSQDKWKGKFDVKWIFVKDVPNSQLRHIRLENNDNKPVTNSRDTQEVPLEKARQVLRIIASYRHSTSIFDDFSHYERRQEEEEVVRKERQSRSKQ from the exons ATGTCGGCCACCAGCGTGGACCCCCAG AGAACAAAAGGACAAGATAATAAAG TGTCTT TACAAaatggttctttgcatcagaaggATACCGTTCATGACAATGACTTTGAGCCCTACCTTTCTGGACAGTCAAACCAG AGTAACAGTTACCCCTCCATGGCCGACCCCTACCTGTCCAGCTATTACCCGCCATCCATCGGATTCCCCTATTCCCTCAACGAGGCACCGTGGTCTACTGGAGGGGACCCTCCAATCCCCTACCTCACCACCTACGGACAGCTCAGTAACGGAGACCACCACTTCGTGCACGATGCCGTTTTCGGGCAGCCTGGGGGATTGGGGAGCAACATCTACCAGCACAGGTTTAATTTCTTCCCTGAAAACCCTGCCTTCTCGGCCTGGGGGACGAGTGGGTCTCAGGGTCAGCAGGCTCAGAGTTCAGCCTACGGGAACAGCTACACCTACCCGCCAAGCTCCTTGGGTGGCACGATTGTGGACGGACAGACAGGCTTTCATGGTGATACCCTCAACAAGGCACCAGGAATGAAcagcctggagcagggcatggtggGCCTGAAGATTGGGGACGTCACCACCTCTGCGGTCAAGACGGTAGGGTCGGTCGTCAGCAGTGTGGCCATGACGGGCATCCTTTCTGGCAATGGTGGGACAAATGTGCCCCTGCCAGTGTCAAAGccgacctcatgggctgccattGCCAGCAAACCTGCTAAACCACAGCCGAAAATGAAGGCCAAGAGCGGGCCTACCATCGGGGGGGCGCTGCCCCCACCACCTATTAAACATAACATGGACATTGGTACTTGGGACAACAAGGGGCCTGTGCCCAAAGCCCCGGCCCCCCAGCAGGTGCCAGCCTCCTCGGCGGCCCCCCAGCCGGCCATGCAGCCTCTGCCCGCCCAGCCTCCCCTTCCGGCCCCAGCACAGCACACGGGCCCCCAGCAGCTGCCCCAGACCCGCTGGGTTGCCCCTCGCAGCAGAAATGCGGCGTTCGGGCAGACCGGGGCCCCCAGCAGCGACAGTAACTCCCCTGGGAGCGCCCAACCCAGCACAACCCCGAGCACAGAGTCCCACCCCATCCTAGAAAAACTGAAAGCCGCCCACAGCTACAACCCCAAGGAGTTTGACTGGAACCTGAAGAGCGGGCGCGTGTTCATCATCAAGAGCTACTCGGAGGATGACGTGCACCGCTCTATCAAGTACTCGCTCTGGTGTAGCACAGAGCATGGCAACCGGCGCCTGGACAGTGCCTTCCGCGCCCTGGGCAGCAAGGGGCCTGTCTACCTGCTCTTCAGTGTCAATGGCAGTGGCCATTTTTGCGGGGTGGCTGAGATGAAGTCACCTGTGGACTATGGCACCAGCGCCGGGGTCTGGTCCCAGGACAAGTGGAAGGGCAAGTTTGACGTGAAGTGGATCTTCGTCAAGGATGTGCCCAACAGCCAGCTGCGGCACATCCGGCTGGAAAACAACGACAACAAGCCGGTCACCAACTCGCGTGACACCCaggaggttcccctggagaaggcacggCAGGTGCTGCGGATCATCGCCTCCTACAGGCACAGCACCTCCATCTTCGATGACTTCTCACACTATGAGAGgcgccaggaggaggaggaggtggtgcgCAAG GAACGGCAGAGTCGAAGCAAGCAGTGA
- the YTHDF1 gene encoding YTH domain-containing family protein 1 isoform X3, with protein sequence MADPYLSSYYPPSIGFPYSLNEAPWSTGGDPPIPYLTTYGQLSNGDHHFVHDAVFGQPGGLGSNIYQHRFNFFPENPAFSAWGTSGSQGQQAQSSAYGNSYTYPPSSLGGTIVDGQTGFHGDTLNKAPGMNSLEQGMVGLKIGDVTTSAVKTVGSVVSSVAMTGILSGNGGTNVPLPVSKPTSWAAIASKPAKPQPKMKAKSGPTIGGALPPPPIKHNMDIGTWDNKGPVPKAPAPQQVPASSAAPQPAMQPLPAQPPLPAPAQHTGPQQLPQTRWVAPRSRNAAFGQTGAPSSDSNSPGSAQPSTTPSTESHPILEKLKAAHSYNPKEFDWNLKSGRVFIIKSYSEDDVHRSIKYSLWCSTEHGNRRLDSAFRALGSKGPVYLLFSVNGSGHFCGVAEMKSPVDYGTSAGVWSQDKWKGKFDVKWIFVKDVPNSQLRHIRLENNDNKPVTNSRDTQEVPLEKARQVLRIIASYRHSTSIFDDFSHYERRQEEEEVVRKERQSRSKQ encoded by the exons ATGGCCGACCCCTACCTGTCCAGCTATTACCCGCCATCCATCGGATTCCCCTATTCCCTCAACGAGGCACCGTGGTCTACTGGAGGGGACCCTCCAATCCCCTACCTCACCACCTACGGACAGCTCAGTAACGGAGACCACCACTTCGTGCACGATGCCGTTTTCGGGCAGCCTGGGGGATTGGGGAGCAACATCTACCAGCACAGGTTTAATTTCTTCCCTGAAAACCCTGCCTTCTCGGCCTGGGGGACGAGTGGGTCTCAGGGTCAGCAGGCTCAGAGTTCAGCCTACGGGAACAGCTACACCTACCCGCCAAGCTCCTTGGGTGGCACGATTGTGGACGGACAGACAGGCTTTCATGGTGATACCCTCAACAAGGCACCAGGAATGAAcagcctggagcagggcatggtggGCCTGAAGATTGGGGACGTCACCACCTCTGCGGTCAAGACGGTAGGGTCGGTCGTCAGCAGTGTGGCCATGACGGGCATCCTTTCTGGCAATGGTGGGACAAATGTGCCCCTGCCAGTGTCAAAGccgacctcatgggctgccattGCCAGCAAACCTGCTAAACCACAGCCGAAAATGAAGGCCAAGAGCGGGCCTACCATCGGGGGGGCGCTGCCCCCACCACCTATTAAACATAACATGGACATTGGTACTTGGGACAACAAGGGGCCTGTGCCCAAAGCCCCGGCCCCCCAGCAGGTGCCAGCCTCCTCGGCGGCCCCCCAGCCGGCCATGCAGCCTCTGCCCGCCCAGCCTCCCCTTCCGGCCCCAGCACAGCACACGGGCCCCCAGCAGCTGCCCCAGACCCGCTGGGTTGCCCCTCGCAGCAGAAATGCGGCGTTCGGGCAGACCGGGGCCCCCAGCAGCGACAGTAACTCCCCTGGGAGCGCCCAACCCAGCACAACCCCGAGCACAGAGTCCCACCCCATCCTAGAAAAACTGAAAGCCGCCCACAGCTACAACCCCAAGGAGTTTGACTGGAACCTGAAGAGCGGGCGCGTGTTCATCATCAAGAGCTACTCGGAGGATGACGTGCACCGCTCTATCAAGTACTCGCTCTGGTGTAGCACAGAGCATGGCAACCGGCGCCTGGACAGTGCCTTCCGCGCCCTGGGCAGCAAGGGGCCTGTCTACCTGCTCTTCAGTGTCAATGGCAGTGGCCATTTTTGCGGGGTGGCTGAGATGAAGTCACCTGTGGACTATGGCACCAGCGCCGGGGTCTGGTCCCAGGACAAGTGGAAGGGCAAGTTTGACGTGAAGTGGATCTTCGTCAAGGATGTGCCCAACAGCCAGCTGCGGCACATCCGGCTGGAAAACAACGACAACAAGCCGGTCACCAACTCGCGTGACACCCaggaggttcccctggagaaggcacggCAGGTGCTGCGGATCATCGCCTCCTACAGGCACAGCACCTCCATCTTCGATGACTTCTCACACTATGAGAGgcgccaggaggaggaggaggtggtgcgCAAG GAACGGCAGAGTCGAAGCAAGCAGTGA